The genomic interval ATATTTGAAGCAATGGAAGCTGGACCGCAATTAGGTATTTGGATTATGGACTTGGAGTATTTTAGTGCGgtccttttttatttctcttttgtaAGATTTTAGTATATCAGCTCTAAATTAGACTTGACTTGTTCTTCCTGTtcaaagaaggaagaaaagtgTCTGTATGAGTCTTGCAATTGCATCTGAAGCTCAGACGAGCAAGTTAaagtctgatttttttttaattaacaaATTTCAGATTTGCAAATTACAGCTGACATAAGCTGAGTTGCACTCTACACAACACCCTTTGAAAACAAACTGTTGATAAAATGGTGATTGTTGTGCAATTCAAGTTTTCAACTGATGGGCTTAAACCTAAAATCCTCATGAATTCGGAATTCCTTCCTTGTGGCTGATCATCCTGATTCCTGAAGGTGTTCAAAGTTCAAGTGCTCAGTTTTGCACTTGCATCTGAAGTTCAAACGAGCTAGTAAaaatttgctgctgctgctgcttcttctaaCAACTTCAGATTCACAGATTCCAACATGCATCCAACAGCAGATGTACACAACACCCTATCGACAAGATTTTGTTTCCCCAGTACTCCTAAGCTAAAAGTACATTATGACCACCCCCAACAAAGCAATCAATTGGTAGCTAACCATTTTAGAAGAATTGTACTACTACTGATCTAAAATCCTCAAGAATTTATTCCCTTCCTTGCTGCTCACCATCCTGAACCTGAAAGAGAGAGGTTTTAACTCTACACTGGAGCAGTACCTGTTCAACAAACATCACATCATATGACAGCAATACAGCATAAcacccaaaacaaaacaaaacaaaaacactcaaaaaccacaaaaacctCAAAAATAAACTGGGCATCAAATTCAGTCAGCATCACAGAAAAGAAGAAAGCTTCAGCGAAGAAACTGAAAGCCTAAAACACTAGAGGCACAGAGACAAAATTGGACCAGACCGATCAGACGGCCAACCCAACCCGGCCAAGCTGGTCACTGAAGCAGAAAAGGCATGAGACCCACACTGCTTTTGGCTTATCCACAGAGGGTTAGCTTAGCTGCAACCGTTTGCCAAAACCCCTGGGCCCCTGACACTGACAAGGCACCCGTTCATGTGGGCCCAgcacgcgcacacacacactggtcgattcgatcgatcgatttttGGATGCGTATGCACAGCAGCAGGGGCTCACCACAAGAAAACATCAATCATTGGattctttcttctcctccatCGGTTGTGAGTGTGATGCTACAAGAAACCGTCAATGATTGAACCCTGCAGCTTAGGAGTAGTATGGCACAAGCCTAGAACACCACTTGCCTCATCTTTGGATTCAGTGAGCGAAAATGCTCTGAAAACTCTCTGTCAGAAATTCAGAGTTGGTCTGAATTCTCTCTGATTTGTTAGAGGGAATTAAACTGGTTTATATGAAGattgttttgtgtgtgtgtggaacAGCTAAGCTTGTTATTTGGAGATCAGATTAAATTCATTGGGTTAATAGTTCAGCAAGTGATTTGCAGGTAAAGACTCTGCTCTGGTAGCAGCAGGATGTGGAAGCAAAGAATTTCTGAATTTGTATTACAGATTCAGCTCAAATTGAAGTATACTGAACAAACCCATCTGTTTGAATCGATTGATCATCTGACCAAGAAAGCATctatttaaaatttgaggatccGATCAAGAAAACATCTACTACTACTTGACCATCTGATCATCAAGATCGAACAAACAACCaatacaataaaaatactaataataataatgacaGCATTAAGACTCAGATTTAATTTAATTGTCCTCACACCAAACTTTACCTAAGCATCATTAATCAAGCTACCATCTATCACTGCATCACAAGCTCAAGAAGCCTCTCGCTtcacgcgccggcgccggcaaattgatcggccgcggcgagctctcgccggcgagcgctacggcggtggtggcgccgccgccgccctccacgaCGCGGTCGCCGTAGATGTGCACCGTCCTCGGGTTCGGCCCGCGGGAGATGACGCAGGTGTAGTCCTCCGATGACGGCTCCATCTGCATCTCCGCCGgtgactccgccgccgccgccgccgcgtcgccgccggcgacgcgaagCGGCAGCCACGAGCTCTTGTTCTTGACGCCGAACTCGACGCGGCGATCGAGGGAGCACGACCTGAGCAGgggatgctgctgctgcggttGCGCCTGCAGCTTGACCGcccgcgacgcggcggcgaggacgctcTGTCtgtggccgtcgtcgtcgtcgccggtgcaGTCGAGCGCGTCGGCGAGGCCGTGCGTGCCGGCGCCCCAGTCGCACCACGGCCGGCGCTTGCTTCCGCCGGCGTCCGGGCTGGGCgcgaaggccgccgccgcgtcgatcACGGACGTCGGGCTCATCGAGTACGGCGTCTCGGGctccgaaccgccgccgccgccgccgccgccgttcttggCGTGGCTGCCGGAAGGCAGCGAGGCACAGTGCAGCAGCCTCGGAGACCCCAACAACGCACACGCCGCGGTGGcgctcttgccgccgccgccgccgccgtcgcacgaAACCGTCGTCGAGCTCGCGTGCTGGCCGGAGAGGTGGCTCtgctgcacgccgccgccgccgctgttcaTCGATCTGGACCTCCTCCTCAGGATCATCTCCTGGACCTTCGATCTCAGGAACATCTCAAGAACCGAAACCAACTCAAACAATTCTCTCAAAAACGCAAGTGAATTTCACTGAACCCGATCGGCTCAACTCGATCGGCACCTTCTTCTCAAAATtgaacagcaacagcaacaagaACAGCGCAGATgagatgagatcgatcgatcgaggcaGAGTTTAAGAACGGAGCTCGAGGCCAAAACGACCAAAGAAGCCTCAGAAGTGTACTCAGACGCAACCTAACCAAGCTCAGATGGAGAAGCAAAATGGGACCTTTGCAGCTCGATCTGCAAGCAACTACTCCCAACACAAGAGTTTGGCAAGATCCTTAAGCTATCATCAAAATCATCAGCTTCTTGCTGCACTCAAAGGAACAACACCTCAATCAAACTATCAAAGgtagaagatgaagaagaagaagaagaagaagaagagggagaagaagacgagagagaggttggtgatgaactgatgatacTAATAAGCATATAGTAGCACAATGGGGAGGTTGGGAGGGTGGCGATCTTAAAGAAgccatctcctctcctcacagTGAATGAACATGATGTCAGTGTTGGTTTGTGTGTGCTTGCATCCAAAGGGGCAGGTCCTTAtcctgagttttttttctttttctcttttgtttttacaCATCTTTTTCATTGGCAATGGTCCTCTCCTCCTGTCCTGGCCATGCTTCTCTTGCTGCTGTAGTGTGTGCTGTGCTGCATTCTTGCGCTGGGTGTTACTGTCCCCGTTTGAGCCCATGCACGCGCACACAAATGGTAGATTCCGTTGGTACAGCAGGTAGATTTGCTGTCGACCTATGGAAAGATGCGAGGCTCTACGTCAATGAAATCATTCATCTCATGCTGCTGAATCGCTGATCAGATGATAATTTGAGATGATTCATCAGTGGTATAGCAGTAGTAGAACTGTAAATGTCAGGTAGATCATGCAACGAGCTGAATTATCATTGTTGTTCAGAGCATCACACTTTTACAGTAGTACAGTGTCTCTGAGAAATTACTCAATTAATCGTGCGTTAACAATTTATCTCGTTTTACATATCATCTTAATCTTCTGTTTCCTACTCTCAAACACACGGTAAATCATTCACCAAGGTATCTCATGCTGCTCATCTGATCAGATGAGATGATTCAGTGGTTGCTTCAGTAAAAATCAGTCAGTAACTAGATCATACATTCATACTACAATGAGCTGAATCTCCatcgtttttttttcagaacaacACGTATTTACAGTATTTCCGAGAAATTACTGCCAGAAAGAACCAGATTATTTTTGTCATCTAAACGTTTTTTTAGTAGAATTAGTACTGGTAGGAGTACAATTAGATTACTGCACGATGACAAAAGATCGCAATTATGTCCTGTCTCTAACTGTACCCTTTTTTCTTGGCATGTTTGTCATCTACTGAAGCGTATGCGATGCGCCCGCCTGCCCCTACCCTCTTTTGTTTGCTTCTCTTCGCTCGCTGCCCTTAACTGCAATGCTTCCCCCACACTTCTCTCGTCACGTCTCCTTGAAGAGCCTGTCCTAAAGTGCTATATGAAAAATGGATGATAGATGAAAGAAGAATTATTTGAGAGCACAAACAAATGACTTACGCATTACAAAGTTTAAAAGGTTGATTTAAAACAGTTTTTTTCAAGGAAATGCTGATGAAAAAGCCATTTTGCAGATATTGCACCATTTAGAAGCTAGGAAAATGTGTCCGCAGTAATCCACCATACGAAGAATATAACTATGCTAAACGATAGAAATGGCACTACAAGATCAGCCGCCGAAAACCGCTATAGAACAATTATCGGTTACTAGTAAAAGATTTTTGCTATTTGGGCTCAACATCATCACTAACTCTGTGGCACTACAAGATAACCCACCGAAAAAAACTGTTACTACAAAAGATCGGTCGCTAATTATAGCTATTCCCTTTGTAGCCTTGTTGACTCCATCGTAGCTGGTCCTCTGACAAGCAAACGACGAGTCGATATTGTTGCTGCACGAAGAAATTTTACATTGACATTAACATTGTTCTCTACAAGCCGATAATCGGATCAAAACCATATGCCAAAGCCACCATCCGTCGACCTCGAGCGGCTACCTGGGCTTCTTGACCAAACACACTTTCTCTGTCTCAATATGTAGAACTTAAGGTATATTTATATTCGTAGTCTTAGCATTGATCTAATTCTATTCTAAATTGTTACATGTTGAAACGAATGaagtaataaaattttaatGTTAATGTAACGGttaaattagattttttttaataaatacttaGGCTTAATTAGATTTGTTTgggctaaaaaaaattacgagTTCCATCGCGGCTTGCGGCAAATGGCAACCGCGTCAATCGTCATTCCCTTCTCGCCTCGCCCGTTGGGGTGTCCCCTTGGCAAGTTGGCTTGCCAATTATTGGAGCTCAGACTTGAGACATCGATTTGATAATTCAAGATTAGATTAGTAATTTGATACTATGTGTACAGATTTGGGGGGTTTGATTTATACTTTTAAAAGAGAGGGGGTGTATCAATTTAGTATAGTGACAAGTGACAAGTGAGTGATTGGTGCAGAAAGGGATTGGCACACGATTTTAATCCCAGGAGCTACCTGATAGTACCCTCCTTACTTTTATAGTGCTAGGAGTACCATTTTCTTAGATAGGAGTAGATGTTTGCTGATAGAGAGTAATAGGTGGGCTCCATGTCTAAACAAGATGTTAATTAAGCAGCAGtaatatttactccctccgtattttaatgtatgacgctgttgactttttaatcaacgtttaaccattcgtcttattcaaaaaatttatgtaattattatttattttattatggcttgatttattatcaaatattttttgagtataacataagtatttttatatttgcataaaaaatttgaataagacgaatggtcaaacattgtttgaaaaatcaatggtgtcatatattaaaatacaagGGAGTACTGTACTAGCAAACCACCCACGCATGAGATCACCGTATTATCCCAATCTATATCCATTTCTCCGGTGCAGCAATTTTCCTACCCAGAAGCAAGAAAGTGATTGCTACTTCAATACGTGTTGCAATCTCATGACAGTGGTCAAGAAGTAGACATTTACTCTAGAATTGCCCTTATGACTACCATATGAGCACTGTGATTAACGGCAGTTTAATTTCAGTAAAACCAATTGGTTACTCTGACCTTAGGCCAGTGACAGTAGACAGTAGTTTTCTGT from Oryza glaberrima chromosome 3, OglaRS2, whole genome shotgun sequence carries:
- the LOC127766429 gene encoding uncharacterized protein LOC127766429, with translation MFLRSKVQEMILRRRSRSMNSGGGGVQQSHLSGQHASSTTVSCDGGGGGGKSATAACALLGSPRLLHCASLPSGSHAKNGGGGGGGGSEPETPYSMSPTSVIDAAAAFAPSPDAGGSKRRPWCDWGAGTHGLADALDCTGDDDDGHRQSVLAAASRAVKLQAQPQQQHPLLRSCSLDRRVEFGVKNKSSWLPLRVAGGDAAAAAAESPAEMQMEPSSEDYTCVISRGPNPRTVHIYGDRVVEGGGGATTAVALAGESSPRPINLPAPAREARGFLSL